The nucleotide sequence GGGGACGGACACCGGACTTGCCGGCGATCAGTCCCTCCCAGGTGGAAGTCGCGTCGCCACCCAGCGGTGTGGTTGCGCCGATACCGGTGACGACCACGGTGCGATTGGTCGAGCTCACGGGAATTTTCTCCAACGGTTACGAGGATCAGCGGCGCCACCGCCGGGTGGCGGGGCAAACGGGCCGGTCAGGACCGGTCCGAACCCGATCCGCGGATCAGGCCTGGTTCTTCAGGATGTAGGCGGTCGCGTCGCCGACCGTCTTGAGGTTCTTGACGTCGTCGTCCGGGATCTTGACGTCGAAGCGCTCTTCGGCGGCGACGACGACCTCGACCATGGACAGGGAGTCGACGTCCAGGTCGTCGGTGAAGGACTTGTCCAGCTGGACGTCCTCGACCGGGATGCCGGCGATCTCGTTCACGATGTCGGCGAGACCGGCGACGATCTCTTCCTGGGTGGCGGCCATGTCAGGCGCTCCTTCGTAGTTTCCAGAGTGTTCAGAGGGTGGGGCGGCCTGCCGCGTCAGCGGCAGGTTGTGCATTTCCCGCGCCGGACCACAAGATCCGGCAGCGGG is from Streptomyces sp. NBC_01314 and encodes:
- a CDS encoding acyl carrier protein is translated as MAATQEEIVAGLADIVNEIAGIPVEDVQLDKSFTDDLDVDSLSMVEVVVAAEERFDVKIPDDDVKNLKTVGDATAYILKNQA